Proteins encoded in a region of the Epinephelus lanceolatus isolate andai-2023 chromosome 20, ASM4190304v1, whole genome shotgun sequence genome:
- the sox32 gene encoding SRY-box transcription factor 32: protein MHFSHDPAPYQLCANREPIFESEDSGSVDGEQMTGERSPSSRPSSPLSMNSDSSCTSPEAKSASTQQRVRRPLNAFIIWTKEERRRLAQLNPDLENTDLSKILGKTWKAMSLVEKRPYMQEAERLRVQHTIDYPNYKYRPRRRRQLKKSSKPQGAEVSHSGFPMPYNLTYPLQNQQQTYLSTPAFPNSPANFTPLRSSYLNTPVFPDTAAADDFSNKPVVYPNPPAYPAEPQVYFGSQHGHMQYGFSSAAGPHVDQGESSRVQGGLLCPAGPSLEFYLEQVQLDMLYDLDRSEFEQYLGPSSHRLESVDPSSYHQQSSHREGRSVS, encoded by the exons ATGCATTTCAGCCACGACCCCGCTCCTTACCAGCTTTGCGCAAACAGAGAGCCCATCTTCGAGAGCGAGGACTCGGGCTCCGTAGACGGGGAGCAGATGACCGGGGAGCGCTCCCCGAGTTCACGGCCCTCCAGCCCGCTGTCCATGAACTCGGACTCCAGCTGCACCAGCCCCGAGGCCAAGTCTGCGTCCACGCAGCAGAGGGTGAGGAGGCCCCTGAACGCCTTCATCATCTGGACCAAAGAGGAGCGCAGGCGGCTGGCACAGCTGAACCCAGACCTGGAGAACACGGATCTGAGCAAGATACTCG GTAAAACATGGAAGGCCATGTCCCTGGTTGAGAAGCGTCCGTACATGCAGGAAGCAGAGCGTCTGAGAGTCCAGCACACCATCGACTATCCCAACTACAAGTACAGGCCCCGCAGGAGGAGGCAGCTGAAGAAGAGCTCCAAACCCCAGGGTGCAGAGGTTTCTCACTCAGGCTTCCCCATGCCGTACAACCTCACCTACCCACTCCAGAACCAGCAGCAAACCTACCTGAGCACGCCTGCTTTCCCAAACTCCCCGGCCAACTTCACCCCTCTGCGCAGCAGCTACTTAAACACTCCAGTTTTTccagacacagcagcagcagatgatttTTCAAATAAGCCTGTGGTGTACCCAAACCCTCCTGCGTACCCCGCAGAGCCTCAGGTGTATTTTGGCAGTCAGCACGGGCACATGCAGTATGGTTTCTCCAGCGCTGCAGGTCCTCATGTGGATCAGGGGGAGTCCAGCAGGGTTCAGGGGGGCCTGCTGTGCCCCGCAGGGCCCTCCCTGGAGTTTTACCTGGAGCAGGTTCAGCTGGACATGCTGTATGATCTGGACCGCAGCGAGTTTGAACAGTACCTGGGTCCAAGCTCTCACAGGCTGGAGTCAGTGGATCCCAGCAGCTACCATCAGCAGAGCAGCCACAGAGAGGGACGCTCAGTGTCAtga
- the mrpl15 gene encoding large ribosomal subunit protein uL15m: MSFPQKPGGKALDVLKTLPRLTLANLRPEPGARKPEVRRGRGQYDGNRSGRGHKGQRQRGNRPRLGFEGGQTPFYLIIPKYGYNEGHSRRPQYQPLSLKRLQYLIDLGRVDPTQPIDLTQLVNARGVTIQPLKRDYGVQLVDEGADIFVAKINIEVQRASEGAIAAIERNGGVITTSFYDPISLGILIKPVPFFLRGQPIPKRMLPGEDMVPYYTDAENRGYLADPEKIRQARLALAQKYGYTLPDISKDELYHMLSMRKDVRQIFFGLAPGWVVNMPEKKILKPTDEKLLKYYSS, from the exons ATGTCTTTCCCCCAAAAACCTGGTGGTAAAGCGCTAGATGTGTTAAAGACTCTGCCGCGGTTGACTCTAGCAAACTTGCGGCCTGAACCAGGAGCCAGAAAGCCG GAGGTACGTCGGGGCAGAGGACAGTACGATGGCAACAGAAGCGGCCGAGGACACAAAGGACAGCGACAGAGAGGCAACCGGCCTCGGCTGGGGTTTGAAGGGGGTCAGACTCCGTTTTATCTGATCATCCCAAAATATGGCTACAATGAAGGGCACAG TCGCCGTCCTCAGTACCAGCCTCTGTCACTGAAACGACTGCAGTACCTCATTGATTTGGGACGAGTCGACCCAACCCAGCCCATAGACCTGACCCAGCTGGTCAATGCCAGGGGAGTGACGATCCAGCCTTTGAAGAGGGACTATGGAGTCCAGCTTGTTGATGAG ggtGCTGACATTTTTGTTGCAAAAATCAACATTGAGGTTCAGAGAGCTTCTGAAGGAGCTATAGCTGCTATTGAGAGGAACGGAGGGGTCATCACTACCAGTTTCTATGATCCTATAAGTCTTG GGATTCTCATCAAGCCTGTCCCGTTCTTCTTACGTGGGCAGCCCATACCAAAGCGCATGTTACCAGGGGAGGACATGGTCCCGTATTACACAGATGCCGAAAACCGGGGTTACTTGGCAGACCCGGAGAAGATCCGGCAGGCCCGGCTAGCCCTGGCTCAGAAGTATGGATATACTTTGCCAGACATTTCAAAGGATGAACTGTATCACATGCTCTCCATGAGGAAGGATGTTCGACAGATCTTTTTTGGCCTGGCTCCAGGCTGGGTCGTTAACATGCCGGAGAAGAAGATCCTGAAGCCCACTGACGAAAAACTGCTGAAATATTACAGCTCATAg
- the lypla1 gene encoding acyl-protein thioesterase 1, translating to MCGNNMSAPLPAIVPAARKATAAVIFLHGLGDTGHGWAEAFAGIRIPHVKYICPHAPTMPVSLNMRMSMPSWFDIYGLSPDANEDESGIKRASENIKALIDQEVKNGIPSHRILLGGFSQGGALSLYTALTTQQKLAGVVALSCWLPLRNSFPQASANSANKDMHVLQCHGDADPLVPFIFGSQTAEKMKSLINPANITFKSYRGLPHSACPEEMVDVKRFIEKQLPPISDE from the exons ATGTGCGGCAATAACATGTCAGCGCCTTTACCTGCCATTGTGCCTGCTGCCCGGAAAGCCACTGCAGCG GTGATATTTCTGCATGGCCTTGGAGATACGGG ACATGGCTGGGCTGAAGCTTTCGCAGGCATCAGGATACCACATGTGAAATACATCTGTCCACACGC TCCTACCATGCCTGTGTCTTTGAACATGAGGATGTCCATGCCATCTTG GTTTGATATCTATGGGTTGAGCCCAGATGCGAATGAAGATGAGAGCGGCATTAAAAGAGCATCAGAGAACA TTAAAGCCTTGATAGACCAAGAAGTGAAGAACGGGATACCTTCACACAGAATTCTCCTGGGTGGATTTTCACAG ggTGGAGCATTGTCTCTCTACACGGCTTTGACAACTCAGCAGAAGCTAGCTGGAGTGGTCGCTCTGAGCTGCTGGCTCCCTCTCCGCAACTCCTTCCCTCAG GCGTCTGCCAACAGTGCTAACAAGGACATGCATGTCCTACAATGCCACGGGGATGCcgaccctctggtcccctttatATTTGGCAGCCAGACAGCAGAAAAGATGAAAAGCCTCATCAATCCAGCCAACATCACCTTCAAGTCGTATCGGGGTCTACCTCACAGCGCCTGTCCCGAG GAAATGGTGGATGTCAAACGATTCATAGAGAAGCAGCTTCCTCCCATCAGCGATGAGTGA